AAGACAGGGGCAAAGCTTTTTGCCGAAGTCTTCCCAACACGCTTACAACGTGGTGCTGGCTTGCCGAACGTGGAGCGCATTGCCTACTTGGCCGAAATGGCTTCGGTGCAATTGGGTGGCTACGACCATTTGATTTTGATCGATGCCAAAGCGCCTGTTTCATTTTTCGCTTATCCAGGAAAGAAAAGTTACCTCGTTCCAGATGATTGCAAACTCCATGATCTGGTAACGAACGAGCAGGATGCGCTGAAAAGCTTGGATGCCTTGGTTGCGGCAGTAGGAGCTTCAGATACGGCTCCGAAGTTGCAAGAAGTTTCGCGTCCAAAACTTCCTTCGGGAAAGCTGAATGCGGAGAAGATCACACAGGCAGTCGGTGCCTTGCTTCCAGCCAACGCCATCATTTCTGATGAGGCGCAAACTTCCGGTCTCAAGTTGCCTAGCAACACGGCCGGTGCGCCAAAACATGATCTGTTGACGCTTACAGGAGGTGCAATCGGGCAAGGTTTGCCAGTGGCTGTTGGTGCTGCTGTAGCAGGCAAAAACCGACCTGTGCTGGCACTGATCGGAGACGGTTCTTCTATGTACACCATCCAATCGCTTTGGACCATTGTGGCCGAAAAGTTGGATGTGACCACTGTGATTATGAACAATGGTTCGTACGCCATTCTCAATATCGAATTGGAAAGGGTGGGAGCGGACAAGGCTGGTCCAAAGGCCTTGGCGCAATTGGATATCTCCAATCCTGGAATTGACTTCGTTTCCATCGCTAAAGGAATGGGAATGCCTGCTGAGCGTGTGCGTACTGCCGAAGAATTCAACTCAGCATTGGAGCGCGCATTCAGAGAACCAGGCCCGCATTTGATTGATGCCATTGTGCCGAGCGAATATGAAGGCTTCAAACTGAAAGCGCTACCTTACTTGCTGAATTCATTGGATAAAATCCCAAATCCAATCGCGAAAGCGATTAAGAATAAGTTGGCTCCGTAGTTCCCCCTTTTAAAGGGGGTGCCGAGGTACGAGGCGGGGGATTTACTTCCTTATTCTCAAAAAGGTCAGTCTATCTCTCGCTCATATTGTTCCTAAACTGAGTTATAGTAAGCTTGCAGAAAAAAGAGATTCCTCGTTCCTCGGAATGACAAACGGATGTCTACGGAGTTTTCAAGTTGTCACCCTGAGGTTGAGCCTGCCCTGAGTTTTTACCGAAGGGAAGGGTCTCGCCAAGAATCTGTCATGCTGAACTCGTTTCAGCATCTATTTAAATGCGTAGGATAGACACTGAAGCAAGTTCAGTGTGACGGTCTATCTGGTTTTAGTGGGAATCTATTTCTACTTCTTCCTCATAAACTGAACAGCCACGCTCAACCAAGCGGCAACCAGTATGAGTCCACCAATGGGCGTAGCCAAACCAATGGCTTTCACGCCTTCCATTCCATGAACGGGAATAGTGGAAAGCAGGAAGATGGAACCAGAGAAAAATAGGACGCCAATGACGAAAAGCCAAAGCGACACATTTAGATTTACATTAAATTGTTTCGAGAGCACAACGCATCCAACAATGGCAAAAATGTGCCACATCTGATACCGAACGCCCGTAGCAAAACTGTTCAGTTGCATTTCATTCAGCGTGTTCTGTAGCGTATGCGCTCCAATGGCACCAAGAATGACGGTGATGGCTCCGAGAATGGCGGCTAAGATTATCCAGTTTTTCATTCCGCGAAATTAATGGTCTTCGATAAGGATCATTGTTTTGGATTTGGAGGTGTGATTTATACAATTCAAAAAGAGTGACTTACATAAACGATAAGAAAACCAAGGACATAATGAACAATAATCCTACTAGTCGATTTACAAATTCATGACCGGTTTGATCAAACCAATCTTTACTTTTTTTGGGGCCGAACAGATACTCATTGAAAGTAAATTTCGGTTTATTAAAAATAGTTCTCCATACAGAGCCATAGCACCAACGCAGTACTGCTCCAATGAATCCAACTATTTCCCCTCCTAAAAACATGATTAAATGAACTCTTCCTTCGCATATAATTCAACCCCTTTCTTCACCATCTCTCCAATCTCCTTTTCCATTTCTGGACTAAGTTTTTTAATGTGGAAACAGCTTTTGCCTTTCAATGCCTTTTGCAATTCTTCAGAAAGAGAAAACTCGCTTGGGTGCGTGTAAATGGGGAAGTAGTAAAGCCGTATGTCTTTTGGTTTTGGAACAACGCTGGCGAAGTAAAAACCATCCACTTTCTGTTTGTACTGCATCACTTCTTTGGTGCCGCACATTTCCAGCACAGTTGCTTCGTCCTTCCGAATCCGAAGCTTCGGTTGTTGCGCCTTGAGAATTGCTCTCAGCGTTTCTTCAATTTCCTTCAGGTCGGTTTTCATGGCTCTAAAATAGTGACTGGCGAAAAGCAACCAGTAATCAGTAAACAACTAGCGTCATTGCGAGTGAGGAACGAACGCGGCAATCTCTATCAGGAGATTGCTTCAATCCGTTCGCAATGAAGTTGAAAATTCTCTTCACTGGTCACTCATCGCTAGTCACTAAGTAGCTAAGTTTGCCTTCCATGAAGAACATTCTCATCATAGGAGCAGGACGCTCCGCAACAACCTTGATCGCTTACTTTTTAGAGCATTCCGAGGCGAATGATTGGCGCATTACCGTTGGCGATATATCCGCGGAATTGTGCGAAAAGAAGATCGGTGGACATCCGCACGGAAGAGCCATTGCCTTCGATGTGTTCAATGCGGAACAGCGAAAAGAAGAGATTTCCAAAGCAGCTATTGTAGTGAGCATGCTTCCTGCAAGTATGCACATCGAAGTGGCGAAGGATTGCTTGGAGATGGGCAAACATCTGTGCACGGCATCTTACATCTCGAAAGAAATGAAGGCTTTGGATGATGCGGCAAAGGCGAAAGGCCTCATCTTTTTGAACGAGATCGGTCTTGATCCAGGTATCGATCATCTCTCTGCCATGAAACTCTTGGACGAGATTCGTGCTGATGGTGGAAAAGTAGAGCATTTCGAAAGCTTTACGGGTGGATTGGTTGCGCCAGAAAGTGACGACAATCCGTGGCATTACAAATTCACTTGGAACCCACGCAACGTGGTGTTGGCATCGCAAGGTGGTGCGGTCAAGTTCATTCACAATGGCAAGTACAAGTACATTCCCTACCACCGTGTGTTCCGCAGAACGGAATACATCACCATTGAAGGTCATGGCGAGTTTGAAGGCTATGCCAATCGCGATAGCCTTTCGTACAGAGAAGTGTACGGCCTGAAAGATGTGAAAACGCTTTATCGGGGAACGCTGCGCAGACCGGGCTACAGCCGTTCGTGGGACACCTTTGTGCAACTTGGAATGACAGACGACAGCTACGTGATGGAAGGTTCGGAAACCATGACCCATCGCGAATTTGTGAATTCATTCCTGCCGTTCAGCCTGCGCGATAGTGTGGAATTGAAGCTTCGCGCCATGCTTAAACTCGATCAGGACGACCGCTTGATGGAAAAACTACAATGGCTCGGCTTATTCGATAAGACTGTGGTTGGCTTGAAAGATGCCACGCCTGCTCAGATCCTTCAGCACATTTTGGAGAAGAAATGGGCCATGAAACCGAACGATAAGGACATGATCGTGATGTGGCACAAGATCGGTTTTGTGAAAGATGGTCAGAAGCACGTGACCGAAAGTTCGATGGTGGTGAAAGGCGATGATCAGGATAATACGGCCATGGCCAAAACGGTTGGATTGCCGCTGGCCATTGCCACGCACATGATCCTGGATGGAAAGATCAAAGAACGTGGTGTACTGCTGCCACTTTCGAGCGATGTTTACGCACCTGTTTTGGCTGAATTGGCCAATAATGGCATTGTTTTCAATGAAAAGACCTATCAGGTTGAGGAGTTCTCTACGTAATTGATGTACATTTTATAGCCACAGATTCACAGATTAACTCAGATTTTTCACAGAGAACATGAATTCACCAGAGTCATCAGTGGAAATCTGTGAATCTGTGGCCAACTCATGTATAAGTATATTCGCAAAGCATAAATATCATCCATGAAAAAAACGGCTGTTTTTCCAGGGTCTTTCGACCCCATAACCAAAGGTCACGAGGATATTATTCTGCGTGCCGTTCCGTTGTTCGATGAGATCATTGTGGCCATCGGTACCAATTCCAGTAAGAAGTACATGTTCTCGTTGGAGCGGAGGTTGGAAATGATCCGTTACACCTTTAGAAACGAGCCCAAAGTAAAGGTGGAAACCTACCTTGGAATGACGGTCGATTACTGCAAAGAGGTTGGTGCCAATTACTTGCTTCGTGGATTGCGGACTTCTGCCGACTTTGAATTTGAACGCAGCATTGCCCACATCAATCAGACCATTTATCCCGAATTGGATACCGTATTTCTGCTCTCGTTACAGGAGTACTCTGCAATAAACTCGACCATTGTCCGTGATATACTTATCAACGGGGGAGACGCCATGCGTTTTGTTCCCGAAGGAATGGACATGAGCCGATGAGATTTTTCTGGATTTTTCTTGTGCTTCCGTTGCTTACCAACGGACAAAACGCAGTTATCCGTGGGGTAGCTCCACTTTCTATTGGACAGGAAATTCAGCTACGCGTAAATGACGACCCCATTAGCGGAAAGGAACGCGTGCTGGCTTCGCAAGTGGTAGATGTGGACGGCACTTTTGAACTGAAAGGAATACCGAATGGCGTGCAATATGTATTCCTGCAAGTAGGGCAGTACTGTGCAGATTTTTTCATCGAGCGCGATAAGGATGTCGAACTCACCTTTGTGCCACCGGCCAAAGACCCCAATAAGGCAGAGGCCTTATACGAGCGGCATTTTTTCGCGCCTAAGATTTTGGGAGGGAAGTCGGCTGCGCTCAATCATCAGATCTCGGCTTTCAACGATAGCATCGATGCCTTTATGGAAGCCATCTATCCAACGCTCGTCAATCGGAAAAGTCCAGACGTGGTGGCAAAAGCCTTGGCACAATTTGAGAAACGCATGCAGAAGCAACATGCAACTGCTCATCCCTTTGCGAAAAGCTACATCAAGTACTCGATAGCCAGTGTGGAGCAAACCTTTCTGAGCAACCGCGAACGGCTTTTCGCCAAGTACCTCAAAGATGTGCAGCCACAGTTCAACAATCCTGCGTACACCGATTTTGTCATGCAATTCTATCAGGGAACGGTCTATAAACTGGCCGTGGCCAATAAGCACGAAGAATGCAAAAAAGCACTGGCGCAACCAGAGGCTTATGCTGCGCTGGACCGCATGCTGTTGGAGGCAGAACCTTTGCTTTTGGATGTTTCGGTGAGGAGGTTGGTGTTGATTGAAGGAATGGATGGGCTTTTTGGTCAGAAGGATTTTGAAGATGGGCAACTCATTAAGGCACTCAAAGGTTTTGCAGGGCTTTCTTCCAATTCAGACCACGCCAATGCAGCCAAGAACATTGCTGCCAAGCACGAGAAATTAGGCAAGGGAACGAATGCACCAGAGATTGTTTACCGCGACCTGAATGGCGTGGAAAAACGTCTTTCAGGTCTAGAAGGGAATTATGTTTTTCTTGAATTGACGGATGCTACCAATGGCTATTGCCAACGCGAAACCAACGTGATTCCGAACCTGAAAGATGAATTCAAGAACATTCGATTTGCTACTGTTTGCGTGGGCAATTCGGTAGCGGAAATGAAAAGCCTGCAACGACAGATGAACATCGATTGGGAATTTGGTGGCGTGGCCATTTCAAGCTCTGTGATGGACGATTATGCCATCAAAAGCCTACCACTTTTCTTCATCATAGACCCCGATGGGAAATTCTATGCCGTTCCGGCCAAAGACCCAACCAAAGGCGCCCAAATGGAATTGATGGCCCTTACCGAAATTCTGAAGACCAAGAACAAACGTCCAGTTGGGAGGTAAGTGTTTTGTCGCTATTCAGCAAGGTTTTACGTTTCTTCTTAGCATTCAAAAGAGGCCACCCTGAACAGAGAATGCGTTAAAATTTCACAAACGCTAGTGCCACGATAAATCAGTGAGGACATTCGCGTAATAAATGCTTGAAAACGAAGTTATCGCGGCATGGAAAATCAAGAATATCGTAGGCGTTTAAAAACCATTCGCATTTGGCTTGGCCTGTTCATGGTCGGATTGGCATTATCAGGAATCACCGCTTTTCCCTTAGAAACTGAGCTTAATTGGCTGGCAGATAGTTTCGATGATCCGAACACCACCATGGCCATGTGGATAGACTCTTGCAGGGATGCCATTGTTTATGTGAATGCCGAATATCCATTTCTGTCTTACGGAACCGATTGGCTCGCATTTGCACATTTGGTGCTGGCTTTGGTTTTTGTTGGTCCGTGGATGGACCCCGTCAAGAACATTTGGGTTATCCGATTCGGTATTATCACTTGCCTTGCCGTTTTTCCACTTGCCTTTATTGCTGGCTCCATTCGCGGCATTCCGCTTTACTGGCAACTGATTGATTGTTCGTTCGGAGTATTCGGAAGCATTCCTCTCTTCATAGCGCTTCATCACACCAAGTTGCTTGAGTCAAAGTAGGAGAGCTTGCAAGCTTAGGTGCGAAAACGATAGACTACGTTTAGGAAAGGACAAAAAGCGTGGTTTCAATCATGCCTTTGCCATCCTTTAAAACCACCGACAGCAAGTGCTTCTTTTCCTTGATCTTGAAATTGAATGGAGGAGCCAACAGGTCTACGCCACTTTGCTTCTTCAGTCTGGTTCCTTGTCCGGAAATGATGTCTTTATTAGGCGTGAAAGCGCCTTCTGGCAGATGTTCTGTGATGATGACGTATTGGTAAGCGGCTAGCTTAGTCACTACGCTCTGCACTTCGGCATTGGAAAGATGCTGAAGTACCTGTCTTACAATGGCGCAATCTCCGGCAGGCAGCTCATCTACCGCTATGTCCAAACAATGAAATGCGAGGTTTTCTGCGTTGAACCGTTCACGGTTTCTGTCTATCAGCTCAGGCACTATATCTACAGCCACATATTTTTTGCTGTGCGCTACCAACTTGCTTCCTACATTAAAATCGCCACAACCTAGGTCGCAAACGGTAAGCGGAGGTTTAAAGGATGCTAAGAATGCCGTCACCACATCTATGTAGGGATCAACGATCTCGGCCAAATGCGAACCTGTGCCAGAATAGAAATCAGCTTGCTCGCCACCCCAAAGCTTCATTTGGTAAACCTGCTTCATGGCGGCTTTGGTGGGCCAAGGTTTCTTTACGCTGTTCGCTTCCTTGTCTTTCATCTTTATTGGCATGCAACTGGCTTGGGAGCAAACTTACAGGGCTTGTTGGTTCTTCTATACACTAACTAGAAACAAATGGCTTTCTACTCGACAAAACAAACCCCTTTCTTACCTTGCAGGCAGTAAAGACAAGGCATGGCAGAAGAATCAGTTTTAGGTAGCATCGATCATATTTCGGTACACAGAGTAGGCAACAAAGGCAACGAAGAAGGCATGATCCTGTCCGAACTGCCTTTGGCTTTGGATTGGCAAGTTACTGAGGCGCTTACCGAGTACTTCAGATCGCCCCTCAAAACACAGGAATACTACAAACTCTACCACGATAGTGGCTTGGAGTTGAATGAGGTTTTCACCTTTGTAAGTGCCATTTTTGAAGACCCAGAAAACCTGCATGCGCAGTCGGTTAAACTGGCCAAGCACTTGTTTGAGTGCAGCACGCATCCGAACATCAAAGGCGGAGAATTCTACACCGTTTTCTTCCACCATTGCTTGATGGAAGGTACGCTGATAGATGCCGTTGGCCTCTTTAAATCAGAGAACAAAGACACCTTTCTGAAAGTGAACCCAACAGGAGAAGGTTTTGTGGTCAATACCGATCAGGGCATTAACATCAATAAGCTCGATAAGGGAGCCATTATCTTCAATACCGAGAAGGACAGAGGCTACGTGGTGGCCATTGTGGATAAGACCAACAAGAACACCGAGGCGCAGTATTGGGTAGATGATTTTCTGCATGTAAAACCGCGCGAAGACGATTTTTACCAGACCCGCGAAACCTTGGCCATGACCAAGAGTTTCATTACCCAGGAGCTTCCACAGCATTTCAATGTGAGCAAGCCCGATCAGGCTGATTTCCTTAACCGTTCCATTGCTTTCTTCAAAGAGCAGGACACCTTTGATATGAGCGAGTTTGAAGCGGAGGTCATCATTCAGCCCGATGTCATCAATCAGTTCAAGCAATACAAGCAAGAGTATCAGCAAGAGCGCGAAATGTACATAGCCGATGCCTTCGATATCTCAACGCCTGCCGTTAAGAAACAGCAAGGTGTGTTTAAGAGCATTCTGAAACTGGATAAGAATTTCTCCATCTACATTCATGGCGATAAGACCCTTATTCAGCAAGGAAAGGACGATGATGGCCGCAAATACTACAAGCTCTACTACCAAGAGGAGCGGTAAGCTCGTTAGCCAATTAGATGATCGGGGAATTAGAAAAGCTGAAATTCTAACAAGCTAATTAGCTAACCGGCTGGTTACGCTCCCAAAAAGCATCCTCCGCAAACGCGCAAAACGTGTTGTTGTTTGCTTCGAGGTTTCTGTCCTGCAACATGTTCGACATGAGCATTGTTGAGTTAAAATTTCAGTAATTATCCGAAATACAATCGCGTAGACTTCGTTTTGTTTAATATTTGGATTGTTGAAATTCAAATGAACGTGGGCTTTTTCTTAAGAGGCCCATTCCAAATTAAAAACCGATTAAAACGGGATTAAAATCTAATTAAGATCGCGGTCAGGATGAGTTTCGCTACAATTACGCGCAATTCTCTTATCTAATTTCAACCTCTGATAAGCATAATTGGAAGTATGAAAAAGCGCGCGCATTACACCATTCCGACCTCGCGGGCTTTTTACGTCAGTTCTAACGATGTGCGCTTAGACTTCGTCACTTCGATAGCTCTGGTTCACACGTTTCTTGATGGAGTTTCGATGATTCCGTCAAAAGTGCATGACAGGTTTTCGTACTGATACGAAGCTGTTCTCGGAAAAATATTAGACATGAAATCAAGGACAATGTCACTCCTACTGGGAGTGTTACTCACCGCGGTGGTTTTTCGTTTGGAGGCTCAGCATGCTGGCAATACGAATGGAAATTCAGCTTTAAACGAGAAGATATCGAATTCCATTCGTAAAGGTTTGGTGTTTCTGGCCGATACCTCTTACACGTTGGATTATGGGAGCTACGCGCTCATGCATTATGTAGAAAGGATTGCTGGCGAACCGATTGCCTTCGATAAGATAGAAGGACAGAAAAGGATTGCCAAAACCTATGCAGGAAAAGAGGTTGAAATGCAATTCTTCGGCAGGCTGATCGGTGAAACTGAACAGGCTCCAACTTGGAACGACATTAATGGACTAGTAAGCCAAGTGGATAGCACCACACTTCAGGCACTTTGGAGTGATCGATTGAAACCACAGAAAAAAGCCTATTACGATTGGCTTGTGAAAATTTCGAAG
This genomic window from Flavobacteriales bacterium contains:
- a CDS encoding acetolactate synthase large subunit; translation: MSKAKSNGAKALINTLTNAGIDTCFTNPGTSEMHFVAALDNSEMRAVLTLFEGVATGAADGYARIAEKPAATLLHLGCGLGNGLANLHNARKARVPMINIVGDHAKYHVQYDAQLQSDIETVARNCSNWVKTSQETSEIGADTAEAIKVATSQPNQISTLILPADVSWGEGGEAVTDFSQPAPEPASDATINAIAEVLKTAGKKTAILLGRRVTQEAGLMAASKIAEKTGAKLFAEVFPTRLQRGAGLPNVERIAYLAEMASVQLGGYDHLILIDAKAPVSFFAYPGKKSYLVPDDCKLHDLVTNEQDALKSLDALVAAVGASDTAPKLQEVSRPKLPSGKLNAEKITQAVGALLPANAIISDEAQTSGLKLPSNTAGAPKHDLLTLTGGAIGQGLPVAVGAAVAGKNRPVLALIGDGSSMYTIQSLWTIVAEKLDVTTVIMNNGSYAILNIELERVGADKAGPKALAQLDISNPGIDFVSIAKGMGMPAERVRTAEEFNSALERAFREPGPHLIDAIVPSEYEGFKLKALPYLLNSLDKIPNPIAKAIKNKLAP
- a CDS encoding DUF423 domain-containing protein, producing the protein MKNWIILAAILGAITVILGAIGAHTLQNTLNEMQLNSFATGVRYQMWHIFAIVGCVVLSKQFNVNLNVSLWLFVIGVLFFSGSIFLLSTIPVHGMEGVKAIGLATPIGGLILVAAWLSVAVQFMRKK
- a CDS encoding saccharopine dehydrogenase NADP-binding domain-containing protein, which translates into the protein MKNILIIGAGRSATTLIAYFLEHSEANDWRITVGDISAELCEKKIGGHPHGRAIAFDVFNAEQRKEEISKAAIVVSMLPASMHIEVAKDCLEMGKHLCTASYISKEMKALDDAAKAKGLIFLNEIGLDPGIDHLSAMKLLDEIRADGGKVEHFESFTGGLVAPESDDNPWHYKFTWNPRNVVLASQGGAVKFIHNGKYKYIPYHRVFRRTEYITIEGHGEFEGYANRDSLSYREVYGLKDVKTLYRGTLRRPGYSRSWDTFVQLGMTDDSYVMEGSETMTHREFVNSFLPFSLRDSVELKLRAMLKLDQDDRLMEKLQWLGLFDKTVVGLKDATPAQILQHILEKKWAMKPNDKDMIVMWHKIGFVKDGQKHVTESSMVVKGDDQDNTAMAKTVGLPLAIATHMILDGKIKERGVLLPLSSDVYAPVLAELANNGIVFNEKTYQVEEFST
- the coaD gene encoding pantetheine-phosphate adenylyltransferase, with the translated sequence MKKTAVFPGSFDPITKGHEDIILRAVPLFDEIIVAIGTNSSKKYMFSLERRLEMIRYTFRNEPKVKVETYLGMTVDYCKEVGANYLLRGLRTSADFEFERSIAHINQTIYPELDTVFLLSLQEYSAINSTIVRDILINGGDAMRFVPEGMDMSR
- a CDS encoding redoxin domain-containing protein codes for the protein MRFFWIFLVLPLLTNGQNAVIRGVAPLSIGQEIQLRVNDDPISGKERVLASQVVDVDGTFELKGIPNGVQYVFLQVGQYCADFFIERDKDVELTFVPPAKDPNKAEALYERHFFAPKILGGKSAALNHQISAFNDSIDAFMEAIYPTLVNRKSPDVVAKALAQFEKRMQKQHATAHPFAKSYIKYSIASVEQTFLSNRERLFAKYLKDVQPQFNNPAYTDFVMQFYQGTVYKLAVANKHEECKKALAQPEAYAALDRMLLEAEPLLLDVSVRRLVLIEGMDGLFGQKDFEDGQLIKALKGFAGLSSNSDHANAAKNIAAKHEKLGKGTNAPEIVYRDLNGVEKRLSGLEGNYVFLELTDATNGYCQRETNVIPNLKDEFKNIRFATVCVGNSVAEMKSLQRQMNIDWEFGGVAISSSVMDDYAIKSLPLFFIIDPDGKFYAVPAKDPTKGAQMELMALTEILKTKNKRPVGR
- a CDS encoding class I SAM-dependent methyltransferase — translated: MKDKEANSVKKPWPTKAAMKQVYQMKLWGGEQADFYSGTGSHLAEIVDPYIDVVTAFLASFKPPLTVCDLGCGDFNVGSKLVAHSKKYVAVDIVPELIDRNRERFNAENLAFHCLDIAVDELPAGDCAIVRQVLQHLSNAEVQSVVTKLAAYQYVIITEHLPEGAFTPNKDIISGQGTRLKKQSGVDLLAPPFNFKIKEKKHLLSVVLKDGKGMIETTLFVLS
- a CDS encoding nucleoid-associated protein; the protein is MAEESVLGSIDHISVHRVGNKGNEEGMILSELPLALDWQVTEALTEYFRSPLKTQEYYKLYHDSGLELNEVFTFVSAIFEDPENLHAQSVKLAKHLFECSTHPNIKGGEFYTVFFHHCLMEGTLIDAVGLFKSENKDTFLKVNPTGEGFVVNTDQGININKLDKGAIIFNTEKDRGYVVAIVDKTNKNTEAQYWVDDFLHVKPREDDFYQTRETLAMTKSFITQELPQHFNVSKPDQADFLNRSIAFFKEQDTFDMSEFEAEVIIQPDVINQFKQYKQEYQQEREMYIADAFDISTPAVKKQQGVFKSILKLDKNFSIYIHGDKTLIQQGKDDDGRKYYKLYYQEER